The DNA segment TATATTTTTTTCTGGGCAGAAAAATTTATATACATACCTTTTTCTAATAAACACAAAACATTAAAGGATAAAACCGTATATTTTTTTCTGTGCAGAAATATTTATATATGTATATTTTTTTCTGCTCAAATATATAAATTTTTCTGCCAATGTATATATTTTTTTCTGCTCTACCATGATTTTATTTAGTAAATTTAAGCAACTGCAAAAACCTAAAATATTTAAAATATTTAAAATAAATACAAAGCGGTTTTTAAATTTTGTTATTTTTAAAAATTATAAATACGATGCCGCCAAAAAAACGGAAAAGACAAATAGTGCTGTTACGGCACATGCAATTAACAAAAGCAGTATATCTTTTCCGTTTTCACGTCCCGCATTCTAATCCTTATTAATTATTTTTTAAGATTATCAAGCGCCGTTTTGAAATCCGCTACTTCGGTTTTATTGATAATCTTTTCGATATTGCTTTTTTTAATATAAACCGTTCCTTTTATTTTCGAAAAAGGAATGCGCCTTTCTCGGACAAGCATATAAACGTAAGAAGTTTTTCTTTTTAGTACAGCCGCAGTCTCTTTGACGGTTAAAATCGAATCGGTATCAGGTCTGCGATTTTCTATAGGGGCAACGGCTAAATTCGATAATATAATTTTTTGCTCTCTAAGCTCGTTTAATATTTCCATCAAGATGGTATCGGTATGACTTTTGCTTAAATCGGTTAATTCGGTAAATATTTCTCGCATTACTCTTCTCGGCATAAAATTATTGATTTAGGAATTCCAAATTTTATTAATTTTTCAAAATTTTTATTAGATATTTTCTTTGTTTTAAAATTAACGATACGATGAATCGTTATCTCCGATATCCCGCAAAGCCTCGCAAGCTCTTTTTGCTTAATTTTATTTTGCAGAATATATATTTTTAACGGATGAATTTTCATGCCTTTTTTTAATAATTATACTAATATTTGTTAGCTATGCTATTAAATTAACATTTCAAAAACATTATGTCAAGAAAAAATTTAGCAATATTAAAAAAATAATTAGCATATCTAACAAGTAATTAATTAGCATTAATTGCTTGTTTTTTGTTATTAACAGTAATAAATTAACAAGTATGAAAAAAGACGATTCCAGTTTTTATGGATTATTAGGAAAAAGATTAAAAAACATTAGAAGGAAATACCTTAAAATTTCCGCTGAAAAACTTGCCGAGATTTTAGGCATTTCCGAACAGCAGATAAGACGATATGAACAGGGAATAGATAAGATTTCTTTAGACAAACTTGCAATTATAGAGGATAAATACAAAATACCGCTTCAATATTTTTATAACGCTCAAACGGAAATAAACCATTTGACTGCAAAAAATCATGTAAATAAAAAAAATTCAACAATTCCCACTATCTTTGCATTAGATGCTTCAGAGATAATAGATTCTTCCAAATACAAATCGCTACCGGTTTATTCATATACCGGCGCAGGCAAGTTTATAGACCTGACGGAAATAGAACCTATCGACAATCTTTTAATTCCAAAAGAATTTGCCGTTAACGGTTCCATCGCCGTAGTAAAAGTTATCGGAAAATCTATGGAACCGGTTATCAGAGAGGGTGCTTATATAGGCGTCGAAAAAGACAATAAGATATTTGTATCAGGCAATATCTATGCTGTATATCTGCCCTATGAAGGCGCTGTTATCAAAAAGGTTTACCTTAATTTAGACAGCGTAATTTTAAAATCGGAAAATAAGGATTTTCCCGATATCATAATACCGCTAAAAGACATCGACAAAGACAATTTTATTATAGGCAAAGTGAAATGGGTATTGCAGAAATTTTAATCCCAAGGAAAGAAAAGAATTATGAAAGCTTATTACCAAAAAGACACTCCTCTAACCGATAATGAAGTTTCTGTTCTAGGAGAATTAAAAAAATGGCGGCTTGGATTATCAAAACAGCTGAATCTAAAAGCGTTTAATATAGCGTGGGACACCGACCTTATAGCTTTGGTAAAAATAAAGCCTTCAAGCAAAGAAGAATTATTTTCCATAAACAATTTTAACTACAACAAACCGTATATTGCCGAAAATGCCGAAACGATACTCAAAATCATAAACGAAAAAACAAATCTGGCAACAAACAGCGAACAAACGCATCCTAATAAAAATCGCAACGCCGAAAAAAAACAAAATAAAATAAAAAATCCCTTTTCTGAAAAGGATTTAAAAATACTTTACCATTTAGAGTATTTTAAAAAAATAGTAGAATACGGCTTTTTTAAGGAATGGATAACCGTTAATCCTAACCATGCATGCAATATCCCTTTAACCGATTTAAGAAGTTTTTTAAAAATAAATAAAAACGAAAACGATAAGGAATTGTATGACGACAGCAATGATTTTAGCCGATTTTACTACGGCAACATATTAAAAATAAAAAACCGTAACGCCAAATACAATCCAGACTATAAAAAATTTACATGGTTTTTAAAATCAGAATATCCGAAAATGCTCAATAACTTTGGATATATCGAGCAAAGCAGTTCTTTTTTGACGGACGCTTCAAGGATTTATTCAGAATTAAAAAAAACGGATAAAAACGAAGAAATAATAAATATATTCGAATATTACCTGCATGCAAAAGATTTAGATTTTTATCCATTGCTGTATAAAAACACGGAAAGCAAGAAGAACGATTACGCCGCGCCGATTATAATAACCGCAGAATTAGATTATTCACAATATTACGACAAGAAAAAGGTAAAGATAAAATTTTCAGAATTACCTGCTGTCTCTCCTTATAATCTCTATATTGACGACGATATAGAACGAGCTTCGAATCATCTTATGCTTTGCAAAGAAGAAGATTGGTCAAATATTCTTAATACCGAAATATTTGGAAATAAGGATGCAGTAATAGAAGACGACGATATCAAAAACTCGGAAAGATGGAATAGACTTATAGATTTTCTTATGGACTGCGCCGAAAAACCTTTATTGAATAAAGGACTCATAAAACAAAATTATTCTTTAATAACGGATAAGGAAGATCAGATAACGATACTCAGGGATTCTTATAACTCGTTTATAAAATTTATTAAGAACGGTGGTGATAAAGACAACATAGATTACGGTCTTTTGGAACAATATATAAAAAAACCAGATCAAGAATCTTATGCCGAAAAACTGAAAAAAGAAACAAATTATGAAAAACTCAAAGATTTCCTTTTTGACGAAAAAGAACCGAGTTTTACCGGGCAAATAAAATTTCACGGAAAACCCGATGATATGTATACGCTGAACGTGGAGCAGAAAATTTTTTTACATTGCTTAAAAAATTATAAAGATAACATTATAGCACTCAATGGCCCTCCAGGCACAGGCAAAACAACCATTCTGCAAAGCCTCATAGCAACAAAAATTGTTGATTCTACGCTTAATAACGAAGACATGCCTATTTTCTTCGGCGCATCTTTCACTAACCAGGCAAAAAACAATATTATAGGCGGTTTTAAAATTGACGCAATAGAATCGGACAGCTTGGCGGAAGATATAGGAAATATAACTAAAAGATGGCTCCCGAAAATCAACGATAAGACTATAGACTATGGGTGCGTCACAAAAAGCAACGAAAAAAGCGAACGCGAAGGATTCTTGGATTTGCAAGACTTGGAAACTATTACGCTCAATGAAGAATGGCTCAATAAAGCCGAAGAATTTTATATAAAAAACTTTTCGAAAATAAGCGGCATAGATTTTGCAAAAGAACTAAACATCTACGGCAATATTTCAAATTTTAAGTTTAACGCCGGACAAAAAGCATCTCTTCAAGACGCAGTCAAACTGCTTAAATCATCCGTAAAAAAAATATACGACCTTTATCTTTCTCCCTTAGAATCAAAAAAGCAAAACGTTTTAAAGTTAAAAACCATAGAGCATGAATCCCATATAATAAATCAAGAAATAAAAGCCCTTGAAAATTTATTAAATTCGTATACCGAAAAAATAGCTCAATGCGATCAAAACGAAAAACATAAAAATGAATTTATTCAATTTTGGTCTGAATATATAGAGAGTTATCATTTTATTAAAAAAATACTTCCGTTCTTACAAAACGAACTGGAACTTCACAGGATATACAACGACAATAAAAATAAATATCCTGGCATAAAAGAGATTATTATCGAACCGACAAGATATAGAATAAAATTTATACAAGAAAGCATAGGTAAAATAATAAACGATAAAAGTATTGAAAAAGCAAAGGACAATCTCGCGGCAGAAGCCCGCAACATAAAGTCCAGGATAAAACAAAAACAATCCGATTTAGATTCTTTAAATAAGACAATAGATGACGTAAAACAAATAATTATAAAGTCGAACGGAAAATTAAACTCCCTCTTAAACGACAACGTAAGCGAAGAAGAATTAATACATATATACAATTATTTAGGCGCTATCATAGATAATTCTATCAAATATAGACTTTTTCACTTAAGCATGCGCGCAAACGAGGGCGAGTTTATAATTCAAGCTAAAAAACTATTGAATGACGATTGCCTTAACAAGGAAAAAAAATTTAAAAAATCTTTCGACGGCAGGACAAAAAAATACAAGTTATTTGCACTTATAACTCCATGTTTTGTAAGCACTATGCATTCAATATACAAAACCCTTGTATACTATAAAGGTTCCGGAAGCAATACCGAATATCCTTTATCAAGTTTTATAGACTATCTGCTGGTTGACGAAGCCGGACAATGTTCTCCGGAAATAGGCGCACTTAGTTTTTTATTTGCAAAAAGAGCTGTAATAGTAGGCGATACTTATCAAATATATCCGATATATAAAGTTTCAGGACATCTTGATTACAGTATTTATAGACATATAGTCGAGTCCGAAAACGAGATATCGGAAACAGAATTCGAATCCTTACCGTTCAACTGCCACGATTACGGCGGAAGCGTAATGAAAATAGCGCAGAATAATTCGAATTTCTGGGAATTTCCGGACATAGAAAGAGGACTTTACGTTATAGAACACAGAAGATGTCCAAAAGAAATAATCGACTTTTCAAATAAACTTATGTATAAAGGAAAACTTAGATATCCGGATAACTGGGAATTTAAGAATATGGTCAAAGATAAAATATTCGAGAATCAAGAACCTTGGAACTTTATAAACGTAAGCGGTACATGCAAATATGTAAATGAAAGCCGCATAAACGAAGCAGAAATAGGTGCAATAACTCAATGGATTAACGATAACGCTCATTTTTTAGAACCTATAGAAAAAACCGTAGCCATAATTACTCCTTTCAAATCTCAAGCATATGCGATTCAAAACAGAATAAAAGACTCTATTGATAACGGCGACAAAGTAACCATAGGTACCGTACATGCTCTTCAAGGCGCTGAACAAAAAATTATTTTATTTTCTATGACTTACGACAAGAACTCCGCAGGAAATTTTTTATTTATCGATAAATATAAAAATATAATAAACGTGGCTGTTTCGCGTACAAAGCAGAGTTTTTATGTATTCGGAGAAAAAGAACTATTCTTGAAAGCAAAGGAAGGAACGGCTACCAGACTACTGGGAAAATATTTAAATATCGTAAATTAAATAAAGAAAGGAGGCGTTTATGTCGTGCGGTAACTGCAGAGGCGATAAAAATAAGGAAAATTTAACAAAACTTTATTTGATAAAACCTCTTACGCATTTAAAACTCAATAAAGGTCAAGTTGAGAAATGCTGTTGCGGAGACAAAATTAACGATAACGACAGCAATAGCGAATGTTATATATTTTCCTGCACAAGCAAAACCGGCAATCAGCCTATACCTTCTACTTTTTTTGCAGGCATGGGATGTTCCGCTAAAATTTTGGAAATGACTTATGCACATAAACTACCTGTTTTTAATCCATTTGAAGAAGAAAGCGAAAGCGAATATGAAATTGATACAAGTAACGGCGGTTCATCGCAAAATATTGCAAAAGTAAAATGGGACCCGCTCAACAAAGAACTATACAAAGCAATAAATATTCTTATTTTGTCGTGGAATATCCGTGATTTGTCAAAATACAGTACAATAGTAAAAATTTTATCTTTTCTGGAAAGCAAAAAGGAAATTAGAACTTATAAATGGGCAGTAGAAGCTATAAATACAATGATAGCAAAAGACAAGAAAAAAAGAAAAATCAAAGATATGCTAAAAGACTTAGGTTATAAAACTAAAAACATTAAATTTCCGGAAATCGGCGATTTACTCAAAGCTGAAAATATTGGGAATAATTTCGAATAAAAAAACAAAATAATAAAAAAAACTTTATAAATTCTACCCACAAAATCACCCACAATTTTTAAAAACGATTTTTAATACTACCGATAAATCCTTATTGAATGGTCGGGACGACTGGATTTGAACCAGCGACCCCTTGCTCCCGAAGCAAGTGCGCTACCGAGCTGCGCTACGTCCCGAAATGAAGTATAGAAATTATTATTATATTACTTATTGTATTTTTTTTCCATTATTTTTTTGCTTTATTTTTTGTAATTAAATTCTTTCGCGCATTTCGTTAATAGTTGCGGTATAATTTTTCGTTCCTAATATTCCTGAGCCGCTGACTATAATATCTGCTCCGGAATTAGCCGCTTCGGCTATATTTATTACTTTTATTCCGCCGTCGACCTCAATTTGAGTTTCAAGCTCTCTTTCTTGTATTATTCCATGAAGCTTTTCAATCTTAAATAAAGAAGAATATATAAATTCCTGTCCGCTGAAGCCTGGGTCTACCGACATAATAAGTATGAGGTCTACGTCGTGAAGTATTTCGCTTAAAAAATCCACGGGCGTTGCCGGGTTTATCGCTACTCCGGGGCTTGCATCCAGTTCCCTGATTCTTTCGACCGCTCTATGAAGATGAGTAGTCCC comes from the Candidatus Acidulodesulfobacterium acidiphilum genome and includes:
- a CDS encoding DNA-binding protein, which encodes MPRRVMREIFTELTDLSKSHTDTILMEILNELREQKIILSNLAVAPIENRRPDTDSILTVKETAAVLKRKTSYVYMLVRERRIPFSKIKGTVYIKKSNIEKIINKTEVADFKTALDNLKK
- a CDS encoding helix-turn-helix domain-containing protein, with product MKIHPLKIYILQNKIKQKELARLCGISEITIHRIVNFKTKKISNKNFEKLIKFGIPKSIILCREE
- a CDS encoding LexA family transcriptional regulator; the protein is MKKDDSSFYGLLGKRLKNIRRKYLKISAEKLAEILGISEQQIRRYEQGIDKISLDKLAIIEDKYKIPLQYFYNAQTEINHLTAKNHVNKKNSTIPTIFALDASEIIDSSKYKSLPVYSYTGAGKFIDLTEIEPIDNLLIPKEFAVNGSIAVVKVIGKSMEPVIREGAYIGVEKDNKIFVSGNIYAVYLPYEGAVIKKVYLNLDSVILKSENKDFPDIIIPLKDIDKDNFIIGKVKWVLQKF
- a CDS encoding ribulose-phosphate 3-epimerase; translation: MKKIAPSILSGDILNLSEEIKLLEEAGADFLHIDIMDGIFVPNITAGWNIVEAIKARTDIPLDVHLMIDRPERYIEQFVKSGADILTVHFEGTTHLHRAVERIRELDASPGVAINPATPVDFLSEILHDVDLILIMSVDPGFSGQEFIYSSLFKIEKLHGIIQERELETQIEVDGGIKVINIAEAANSGADIIVSGSGILGTKNYTATINEMRERI